Below is a genomic region from Rhododendron vialii isolate Sample 1 chromosome 5a, ASM3025357v1.
GATTATTGGTGATGAACATTGACCAATTGTAATTTGCACTATTTTCCAAATCCTCAACAAGCTTCAGGTAGGACCAATTCAGGTTTGGACCTGTTGTTGGGAAAAATAGTGTTCCAATGGTGTACAATGTCAGAAGACGTGCCAAATCTTTTGCAGCTTCTATCTCTGATACTtgcttttgcttcttcttctgcttcttcttgacgggaggtttcaaaatattttcaattgtcACCCTCATTGTTGAAAGGTGCACGGTGCTTGCCCCAGCAAAGACTCGATTGGCAAATTCTGTGTCTGGCCTTCGCCCGTGGGTTGCGATGTGGATCTTCACCGGTCCAGATGTTATTCCAAAAATGACACCAATGTCATGATCAGTCAGAGGAATATCTTTTCTTGCTAGGGAAAACTTTGCTTGACCTCTCTTATATGTCTCTATCAACTTGATAAGGACAGGATCAGATTTCTTCACCATTTGCTCATCAATACTGCATTGAGTAATTGCAAACAACATGTTCGCAAAAGGTGATTTCTGAATCTGTTCGGATTGTACTTCATTGAACTTTACATCATGTAGAAGGCTTACAATGCTGTAAAGATTCGACCTATAATAAAAGTAACAAGACAATAGCAGTATATCAGCAAAAATGAggcaagagataacagtatctcaaaaaaataacacCTTCAGGTTATTGTATAGAATGGCACGCCAAGTAGTTACCTGTATTGCAAACGTTTTAGTTTAACCTCCTCTTCCTTCACCTCTTCTATGTCTGgttcctcctttttttcttgtcttttttgtctttttgttttgCTCTTGGATTTATCTTATCTCTCTTCCTCTTCAAGTTGTGGTTCTGTCTCttcctctttcattttctttgttgtttgactccttgtttttatgcttttttcttcttgatgttGTGGTTTCTTTGTAGTCTTCTTCCGGGCtatcattttgaatcttttataTGTTCTAGGTTTTTCAGGATTTTCAAGAGGGTTTTCAGGGTTTTCAGGAGGGTTTTCAGGGTTTTCAGGAGGATTTTCAgggttttgtttcattttgaatctttttcctGTTAAAACAGATGAGAAAACAGTATCTTAGCAAAAATgagcaagagataacagtatttcagataaatagtgttggtatctcataAACTTAATAAAGAGATTATGTTATCTCATCGAAAACGTTTTCTGGTTGTATTTTACAACAAGGGATAAAGTAGGAGATATTAATATCACAAATAACTCTATCTGCCAGAAATATAGTGTATTGGCAAAAATGAGCAAGAGATAATAGTATCTCAGATAAATAGTGCCctaaatagtgttggtatctcacaaacttaataaagagataatgttatctcatcgaAAACGTTTTCTGGTTGTATTTTACAACAAGGGATAAAGTAGGAGATACGaatatcacaatgtaaacaCATGCAAATACTCCATTACACAATATTTAACATATTGATGAGCCCTAACATAAAGAAAGTGACAAAACCAGTAAATGACGCTAAAACCCTAGGAAAGTGACGACGATCGGAATGACGCTGTTCACGATGACAATAGCAACGAATACAAAAGTTAAATTACCTGTTGAAATGGTCGAAAACCAGCGAAGATGACGACAGGGATGGTGAAAGGAACGCCTACAATAACGATGATGGCAGCGACGATGAAAAGATCGACGATGACGACCGTGAAAGGATCGACGAGAAAGACCGCGATTAGGTTTTTTCGTCTctgaaatgtttttgaaaacgCGTGTAATATGGGTAATTTTAGAACGCGTGTGATAAAAAGGACTGGAGCCGCTATAAATTCTTTAGATGGACTAATTGCTTGTTAAACCCTATAGTATGTCCTTATAAACAAGGAGCCCAAATAATAAATCAATCTAACACCCACTCATCAGACAGTTTAACTGTAATAAATGGAAAGAGTATATCCCCACAAAGGAAAGCGGAGGAAGGAAGGGATCAACATGCGGTTATATCCATTATTCCGTAGTCGGCGAAACCCTCTTTGAGTTCTCACGCAATGGCTTTATCCTCCTCCTCGTCGTCGGCGCCGGCGAAGGGAGTGGTCGTGACGGTGCCGGTGTTGGTTCTGTCGGTTTCTGCGGCGGcgatcttcctcttcttcctgctgtcctctctctcttcctctccctccacttGCACTTGCCCCGTTCCCACCGCCagcaccaccacaaccaccgcTGATGGGGCTGAAGCCTACGGGAGGTTTGGCGAGCGGATCTCGCCTACCGCGGAGGATGTGAAGTGGGTTAAGGATCAGATCGAGGCGAACGGGCTCCGTATGCAGGATAATGTCCTCCGAAAGGGGATTAACCCCCGTACTCGCGCTCAGCAGCTCCAAGATCTCGTTCAGTTCGtaacatctctctctttctctctctctctctctgataactcaggtgtcagGTCCAGCTTTCGCGCACCTCGACCGATTCCACCGCCCACTTGCAGCGTcccaattaaagccagagcTTTGCTCTGGATGACTGGTGGGTTGGTAGCACTTGAGAGGTTTTGAACGTGAGATCTTAGGAGTGAGCTAACCTTGAAGTCCTAAGTCTAGACCACTAaaccaaccccttggggttatcTCTCTCTGAATATATATGgctattgtatatatgtatggatTGCAGAAtaatttatgtttgttttgttagtAGAAGTATGTAGTTTTGAACCTCTACCAGTAGGGTGGAAGTTAAACCAGGATTTTGCATTCGATACGTGGGGACCCTTTGCTCCCTCTCTCAATCTTGCTCTCGtgaattttagtagttttggATTTTATACATAGTCACTTTCCCGCTTGCGCTCGCACATTGTGTGACTAAAGTCGGAACATGAACGCCAATAATTTCCACATTCTAGATTTTATTCAGTCCCAAAAGATTAAAGAGTGTCTAATTGGATGTActattaatttatttaatacatGTGATTGAGATTGTGGAGAATTTCACAGTAGAAAAACACAGCCATTATAAAAGGAATGAGTAATTTCATGATACATTAGTCCAATTGAAGATTAGAAAAGGAACAAAGATTTCCAACATTAAAAGATTTTCTTCAGTCCCAAAAAACGTAGACATTGAAAAAGGaacaagttatttttcttgattCATTAGTTCAACTATGTATCGGTATCAAATTGATGAGAACCCAAGTGGAAATGTAGAGAAATTAAGAACTGCAAAGAGAATTGCAGTATTTGGAGTGGGAAAGACTGGAGCGATCGCTCTGTTAGGAGATGCTATTTATTCGAGAAAGGAAACCgaaatttacaaaacaattCCACACCTTGGCCGGTATAGCAACCTCTAGGTCTGTCCTGTTACTACAGAGGTTAAAGATTTAGTGAACCAGTTTTCTTAGATTTCCTGTTTAGGGCTTTCCGTTCTGTTTTTGCTGTCCTAtgtcttgtttggtttggtagggTGCCTTAATGCCAGTACTCTATGGTTTACAGATTTTAAGGTCAAGCATATCTTGTTTTCTTTGGGATATGgattcaaaagtcaaaaaatgttgaaattttgtcctTTCTGTGTCtagttaatttatttatttattttaaatctaAGGGCTAAATATATTTCAGTGAACTCGCTAACTAATTCAGTCACGCATTCAGTCTCTGACTTGGTGGTTCTACATTAAGTATATGTGACCTCAGTTTCTTGCCATTTTACATCATAATTTGGTGTATCTGTGGATGTGATTACCATTCTAAATCTTTCGATAATTACTCAACATGTCTATATCTTTTGGGTGAATGGGGAAATCTAGTCTATATACATTTGTTCATCTATGCATATTTTTGTACGTATTAGCTTCCagtgttaaatttttgtgacaGCCCCAAAATGTGCATACCAGATACCACACCACAGTGGTTCATAGCTACACAACAATGGCTCGTATATATCACTACGAAAGATCATATCAAATGCACCCCAAATCCTCAATTTTTCTCACCTCAGAATCTCATAATAAAAGACCATAATGTTGATGGCAACATCACAAATTCCCGTAACTAAGACTTTTCTTTCCTGATTACATCTTTTCTCAATATTCACCCCTAAGGCCCTAAGTCTCATGATGATTAAGGTGCGGGGAGTGTACCATATATTTCTTAGATACAGCGTTGGTTTGTGTGCGCGTCTGTCTGCCACTATTGTATTTAGTTAAATATCCACGCATCTCTCACATTTGTGTAGATACTTTTCCATTTACCTACATATCTATACCCCTTTATGTCTTTGTGTGTCCCTTGTTCAGTTTTAAGGCTTTATGTCCAATTTTGGTCTTCAAGTACTTCATTCAGACATGTGATTAGATCTCCTACAATTTTCAGATTCAAGGGCATATCTCATTATGAAGGAGAGGAATCAAGCAATCACACGGCTTTACCATGCCCTGGTGAGCTCCTTGTAGAGGAGCATCACAGCAATTATGGGGAGCCCTGGGCTGGAGGACGAGACGTGTTTGAGTTCCTTGCAGATTCTGTCCACCTCTCTCCAGATGCTCGTGTTCTTGAGATTGGATGTGGCACCCTTCGAGTAGGCTTGCATTTCATCCGGTACCTGATTCCAGGGCACTTCCATTGTCtagagagagatgaactttCTTTAATGGCTGCATTTAGGTATGAGCTTCCATCCCAAGGATTACTGCATAAACGCCCTTTGATTGTGAAAGGTGAAGACATGGATTTCAGTAAGTTTGGGTCTGGAATGTATGATTTGATATATGCGAGTGCCGTTTTCCTGCATATGCCTGATAAGCTTGTTTGGACTGGACTAGAGAGTTTAGTGAACAAATTGATACCTTTCGAAGGTCGAATCTTTGTGTCGCATAACATTAAATTCTGTTCACGCTTAGGAGGAGATGAATGCACAAAGAGATTGAACGATTTGGGGCTTGAATATCTTGCGAAGCACACTCATGATAGTTTACTCTTTAATCATTATGAGATTTGGTTTGAGTTTAGGAGATCTAAGGCATAAGATCTGGCAAACAATCTTAATTGCGGGGTTTGGTTATTTGTGATCAGATAGATGGAACTGATGAAGCAGCAAACTGGACAGTTGGCTTTTCTTTAACGTTTTTGAGAGGTTCTGTTTCAATTTAATATGATATTGCTGGTGGAAGAGAGATGATGGCCAATATATGGATATTGATTTGATGCTGGGATCTTCTTTCTATTCTTGAAAAAGAAGTGCTGCTCATGTAGATCTTTAGGCATTTTACTGATTATTAGAAAATTGACCGTGGTAATCCATGTTAGAAAAGCAAGTGGCATCATGGGTATTTTGTTGTGAAAAAAATGCTGTTGACAGTTCATTATTTGGCTATTCTGCCCGAAAGTGCTGGATGGGAAAACTTGAATTCTGTATGTTGAAATTGTTGTAATTATCACCGACGCTTTTCGTCCCTTTGGAACGACACTGTCTGATGTGCCAATCTGGGGTCTTGATTTCTCTGGTAGTTAAAAATGGTACAAGGACAATATTATGTGGCTATTTATCTTTGGCCCTTTTCCCTTTCCCTCTATTGTCATGTAAAATGGCAACTGATGCTATTGGGCTATATTTACCCCAAAATATACAAGTTAGAACTGAGATAAATTTCGATTTATATGTTCTCGATTTGCTAttacttgtgagttgtgaccaTGAGGAAGCAACCTCAATCTGGTATACAAAATGTTGGAAAGAATGCGAATTAAGTAAAGGAGTTTCTGACTGTTTTTTGCGCTGTGGTCTATCAGCTTGAACTACTGTTGGAACATGAATAGTTGCTCAATTCTGAGTAGAACAGTGTCCAAGTTGTTGGCTGAAGCACATACTGTCCATctgctggttgaacttgtttcCTTTCCCAAATACAGTACTTGGTCTTGAACTTGCTCCATTCCCTATGAACTATTATTATTAGGTTGCTAAGTAGCATGGATATGCAACACCACACGAAGATGGACACTCATGCATGCAGATTTCTGAAAAATGGAAGACGCAACATATCCGGGATGAGGAAGGATCATCTCATGCGACCACTCTTGTGGTCTCTCATGTGATGCAATATACAGTCGTCATAATTTATTCGATGATCATAGCCCTTTATTTTATAGGCCTCGTTGTGTTTATTGTTGATGCCAAAAATTAGTATGATCGGACATCATTACAATTTGAACAGAAATGAACAATTTGATTCCCCTGTGAAATACTCTTGTTACAGATACACTTCGTTCAAACGGATGTCAATGTTTTATCAACTTGAATTTCTTCATGGACAAAAAACACAAACTTATaaaatgaatggctcggatggGTTAATGAGATTGCGATTCGTCTTATTTTGCATCACAATATGTAAGGAACACATGAGAAGATTTTGATTCACTGGGGACATGACATGATGAGATCGATCTATTTATGCAGCATCTTCATTCTGTACGGATTCTACACAAGGCTTTTAGTCTTATAAAACGGGTGTTGCACTCCGCTTTTTCTGTAAATGCATTTGTCTTGTACTTTGAAAACCATATAGAGTGTGCGAGAATATAAATTTcctccaaaacaacaaaaacaaagtaaaaaaacgaaaaaacagACGCAGTCCAGCATCCTTCTTCGGGGGGACCCGGAAAAAACGACGCCGTACCACAAACCTACCTCAAAACCCTACTTTAAACCCCTCTCCCTTCGGTCCAAACTCGATGGCTCGTCGACGGATCCTGTTCTTCGCCACCACAACCTGTGCGCGACAATCGAATATCCGTCACAATGTCCAATTCAATCCATCACAGCAGCACCGCTGGATTTCCTCCACGACACAGCTCGATGCGGCGGCCTCATGGATGGACAAGATCAAAGGCGTCATCACCTGTAAAAAGTCCGCCCCTGAACCAGACCTTCCTTCTCAGGCTAACTTCACCCTCCTTCGTAAGTTCCCCCTCCCAATTACATCGCCAGCATTCTCCAATTATataaacatgttttaaacaagttgaatgGTTTGGGTAAATGGAGGTCCTCATAGGAGGTGGACTGTATATATGCGTATATTACGGGATTATAGATGAAGATGACTCAACCGTAGAAAGAAAAGGGAATAATAGTCTGTGAGAGAGGAATTGCAATATTTCGAAGTTCTTGCTCTTCAAAAAAAGTATTTCGAAGTACTTGGAGAGTTGATTAAATCAGGAAAAAGGATAGAATTTGTGGGGCTGCTGGGATCCTAGCTCTTCGACCTAGCCTGCACAAGTAGCCCATGACTAAAAGACCTGACCGGAGGTGCTCCGGCAAGGCCCTCCAGCGAGAGGGTAAGATAACGCAGAGGAAAGGCAAAGcactagggttttgagtgtgGGTGAGaatgtacctctttagggttgcTTAGCTTCCTTTATATAGGGCATTCTTGCTCTCCAAGTTCACACATGTGCACAACACGCGTCGGTTGACGTCACCTGACATAGCCAATAGGAATGTAGCAACAGCCTCAATTGTGAGCTGGCACGCCCATTTGCGTTCATGATTACCTGTTCGTGTAAccgctcggatgacgtcactCTTGTCATCACGAATAAGGCGGTTATCTCCATGTGGGTGAGCTGGCATCTTTCTCCTGCCTGACCCTTATTGCCGAGCACAAGGATCGACCGTTAATCGGTCGTCTTTGGGCCCGCAGCCTCCTGCCATCTGTCCAAGTTCTGATTCGTCCGTCCATAATTTGCTGGACTCTTTAAAGGCAGGCGAGCTCAATCATGTCTGGATTCAAGGGGCAGTCGAGTTGCTGAGCATGCAGCAAATGTCCGGACCATTTAGTTTggcccactacagaattatacaGAAAGAGTTCATCATAAATTATTGAATTGGCTATTCCTACTAGTTGATATCAGATTTCTTATCTTTGCCCTAAGTTACTTGTGAGATAAGCCAGCATTACGAGTTCAGTATTtagttgttcaagcttggtttgaaaattcaaaatgtattCAAGCTTAACTTGTTTTTGAGATGAGCCGATCTCAAGAAACTTGAATGCTTTATAGTACATCATATACTGAATGAGTAGAGTAGTATCTTGTTCGAGCTTTCTTTGAAAGCTTAACGGGATCCAAAAAATTGTTCCAATTGGTTACGTACTTACGTTATGTAATAAATCGATCTTGATCAAACACGAACATGAGCTTGAACTCCAGTCTCTTGTTTCATTTATCCGCtctaatgattgaaaaaaatgaagttaagCAGAAATCGGACTTAATGTCAGCGAAACACGTTTGTAAGTTTATTCTCAAAATCATACTTGCCATTGACTGTTTTAGGAACAAaattaacggttcagatcatgtTTTTGGCCTTGGGCCAAAGGGCAAAGCAAACCCAATTACATAAATTCATATTTGTATGTAACGTTAATtgtggtttcttttttttgggcgAAGGGTTTGCGGAGGAGATGAGGAGTGCGAGAAAATTAGGGACATTGAAGCAGTACATAGTTGGGCGAAGCAGCGAAGCCACTTTCGCTGAAGCTTTCGAGAAGCAGGAAGCTATTATTCGGTACCTTGGAGGGTTCGATCCCACTGGGGAGGTTGATTCCCTACCTCTCTTTACTAGTCAGCTATGTTTGGAAGCCTGTATCCTGAATAGAAATATGTGTACATATGTCATTCCAAAACCAAGACAAGTTTACATTATTACTGCGTAAATagttgtttctttctttgttacaaCTTACAATTCTGCTGGAGGCTGTTTGTGTGTTAGTAGTTATTTCCTTTTGTTCACCAGTTTGTTTCACTTTCTTCATTTATTGCTGTAGAATCTCCAAACCAGTCAAAAGCAAGAAGCAGCTAAGCAATGTAATTGCACAATAGCTGACGTTGAGAATGCCTTATCGAAGTTTACTTGGGCTAAAGAAGCACATAAAAAAGTTGAGAAGTTAAAGGA
It encodes:
- the LOC131325221 gene encoding uncharacterized protein LOC131325221, giving the protein MALSSSSSSAPAKGVVVTVPVLVLSVSAAAIFLFFLLSSLSSSPSTCTCPVPTASTTTTTADGAEAYGRFGERISPTAEDVKWVKDQIEANGLRMQDNVLRKGINPRTRAQQLQDLVQFKGISHYEGEESSNHTALPCPGELLVEEHHSNYGEPWAGGRDVFEFLADSVHLSPDARVLEIGCGTLRVGLHFIRYLIPGHFHCLERDELSLMAAFRYELPSQGLLHKRPLIVKGEDMDFSKFGSGMYDLIYASAVFLHMPDKLVWTGLESLVNKLIPFEGRIFVSHNIKFCSRLGGDECTKRLNDLGLEYLAKHTHDSLLFNHYEIWFEFRRSKA
- the LOC131325222 gene encoding uncharacterized protein LOC131325222: MARRRILFFATTTCARQSNIRHNVQFNPSQQHRWISSTTQLDAAASWMDKIKGVITCKKSAPEPDLPSQANFTLLRFAEEMRSARKLGTLKQYIVGRSSEATFAEAFEKQEAIIRYLGGFDPTGENLQTSQKQEAAKQCNCTIADVENALSKFTWAKEAHKKVEKLKEEGKPMPKSLAEVQKLMGSTPMDLARSNLAKSGQISRNALCPCGSKKRYKRCCGKD